cacttatcggccgttccttcactgtggctgggtcacaatcctggagctctctccctaacagcactgtggatgtgcctacacctcagggactgcagtgggttcaggaggcagctcacccagcaccttctcaaggggcagttcAGGATGGGGAATAAACACGGGGCCCGACCAGCATCGACTCCAATAAAAGACCCAAAACACAGtgggtgctggaagtctgaaagggaaaatgctgaataaaactCAGCAgcagtctgtggagagagaaacagagttaacgtttccagcCCAATATACCTCCTCCCACAGCTTCACTCTGCAAACCTCCCCCAGAGACACCCGTCACAGccaacacccccctctcccccttcccccccctcccccctctcccccctctccccctctccccctctccccccctctccccctctccccctctccccctctccccccctcccccctctccccccctctccccctctcctctcccccctcttccttccccccctctcccccccccccccccccgtctccccccctctccctctccccctcccccccaacctgtACCCCCACCAGCCCCACAGGGCGTgtcagtcacccccccccccccaaccccctcaccacccccacagGGTGTgccagtcacccccccccccctcaccacccccacagGGCGTgtcagtcacccccccccccccaaccccctcaccacccccacagGGCATGTCagtcacccccccccaacccccgggtgccctgctctccctcctcccccccccccccccccaaccccctcaccaacCCACAGGGCGTgccagtcacccccccccccccctcaccacccccacagGGTGTGCcagtcaccccccccctcaccacccccacagGGTGTgccagtcacccccccccccccgccacctcccccgaGTTGCAGCATGAGCCTCGATCCCACACGGAACCAACTCGCTGCCATATCTCCTCCTTGTGTCTGACAGGGTTTCCACGGATTCGGAGATGCCGGATTCCACATGTCCTTCGGAATCGGAGCTTTTCCGTTTGGATTCTTCACAACCGTCTTCAACTCGAGTGAGAACCGAGAGCGagcaggtgagagagagagagagagcagggggagggttaacccagtgagagagagagagagagcagagggagggttaacccagtgagagagagagagagcagggggagggttaacccagtgagagagagagagagagagcaggggagggttaacccagtgagagagagagagagcagggggagggttaacccagtgagagagagagagagagagagcagggggagggttaacccagtgagagagagagagagagagagcagggggagggttaaccctatgagagagagagagcaggggagggtTAAccctatga
The Mustelus asterias unplaced genomic scaffold, sMusAst1.hap1.1 HAP1_SCAFFOLD_3147, whole genome shotgun sequence DNA segment above includes these coding regions:
- the LOC144490319 gene encoding E3 ubiquitin-protein ligase RNF5-like, whose product is MRPNRQECPVCKAGISQEKVIPLYGRGSSSQQDPRLKTPPRPQGQRTEPESRGGFHGFGDAGFHMSFGIGAFPFGFFTTVFNSSENRERAGERERESRGRVNPVRERERAEGGLTQ